The Acomys russatus chromosome 1, mAcoRus1.1, whole genome shotgun sequence genome has a window encoding:
- the Wdr89 gene encoding WD repeat-containing protein 89 encodes MEKIEEQFANLHIARRSSEQKEPTYLLDIATSKTVQAEKGSLVAVLCSNGSIRIYDKETLNVLREFSGSPGLLNGVRFANCCDSVYSASTDGAVRCWDARVAGGKPVQLFRGYPGNIFISFDVNCKDHVICAGTEKVDDDALLVFWDARIASQDLSTRDPLGAYSETHSDDITQVRFHPSNPNMVVSGSTDGLVNVFDISVDNEEDALVATCNSISSVSCIGWCGRDYKQIYCMTHDEGFCWWDLGHLDTDEPITCLNIQDVREVTDVKEGRLDYLIGGLYHEKMDRLFVIGGTNTGKIHIMSCAASGLTHVTSLQQGHAATVRSFCWDVSEDSLLTGGEDAQLLLWKPGAVEKTFTKKDSLKSASSVQQRVRIHSNDSYKRRQQQ; translated from the coding sequence ATGGAGAAGATTGAGGAACAGTTTGCTAATCTACACATTGCTAGACGTTCCTCGGAGCAGAAAGAGCCCACTTACCTGCTTGACATAGCCACCTCCAAGACTGTCCAGGCAGAGAAGGGAAGCTTGGTTGCTGTCTTGTGTTCAAACGGATCAATAAGAATATATGATAAAGAGACACTAAATGTGCTGCGAGAATTTAGTGGCTCTCCTGGGCTTCTTAACGGAGTTAGATTTGCGAACTGCTGTGACAGTGTCTATTCTGCAAGTACGGACGGTGCTGTAAGATGCTGGGATGCCCGGGTGGCTGGGGGGAAGCCAGTGCAGTTGTTCAGGGGTTACCCTGGCAACATTTTCATCAGTTTTGATGTCAACTGCAAAGATCATGTCATTTGTGCTGGTACAGAAAAAGTCGATGATGATGCACTGTTGGTCTTTTGGGATGCAAGGATCGCATCCCAGGATTTGTCTACTCGAGACCCACTTGGTGCCTATTCCGAGACGCACAGTGACGATATCACGCAAGTACGTTTCCATCCCAGCAATCCCAACATGGTTGTCTCGGGTTCAACTGATGGCCTGGTAAATGTGTTCGATATCAGTGTTGATAACGAAGAGGATGCGTTGGTTGcgacctgtaactccatttcatCCGTGAGCTGTATTGGTTGGTGTGGAAGAGATTATAAACAGATTTACTGCATGACACACGATGAAGGGTTTTGTTGGTGGGATCTCGGTCATCTGGATACTGATGAACCAATTACATGTTTGAACATCCAGGATGTGAGAGAAGTGACCGATGTGAAGGAAGGTCGTTTGGACTATCTGATTGGTGGCCTGTATCACGAAAAGATGGACAGGTTGTTTGTTATCGGAGGAACCAACACAGGAAAGATTCACATAATGAGCTGCGCCGCGTCAGGACTGACCCACGTGACCAGCCTTCAGCAGGGACATGCAGCCACGGTCCGCTCCTTCTGTTGGGACGTGTCGGAGGACTCTTTGCTGACTGGGGGAGAAGACGCACAGCTGCTGCTTTGGAAACCTGGAGCTGTGGAAAAGACCTTCACAAAGAAAGACAGCTTGAAAAGTGCATCCTCCGTGCAGCAGCGAGTTCGAATCCACAGCAACGATTCCTATAAGAGAAGGCAACAGCAGTGA